In a single window of the Leptospira sanjuanensis genome:
- a CDS encoding SpoIIE family protein phosphatase — protein sequence MSLSNSFKRYLRLLFDINEDRIRHEREYMDDLHRQARFLHYPGSIIGIFVWLGFALDTDRKLHPEFPELFYFRIGLTLLSLFFLVALIIDRVLGTKIRGKGLEWAYILFLYILNATAFFTGRIADDPNYVSGLQIVVMSIVFMPFPRKFLFSVYGLSIAAFLCGVLLYHPNLSTDQASYSMQNLAISYVLAAFSGFIVERYRFSNFISHFKILEKNREISENMEQIQNLKEKQDGDYFLTSLLLDPLIAKKTENGPVKIDFALNQYKKFMFREKEYELGGDYLSAYDLTLQGKKFKAFINGDAMGKSIQGAGGALVLGAVYNSVIIRSKMDPDSADRSPERWLKDCFTDLQKVFETFDGSMLVSAVLGLVEEETGTLYYLNIEHPWLILFRDGKASFIDPETHFYKLGVGGINAQVYVRLFQMKPGDRIFCGSDGKDDLILDESADGKRKINEDETEFLRRVEEAKGELSEIENLLLSVGSFSDDYSLLSIEYNGKGFRSETNDRFSRAKKAALSKDFSGALKEYENSEKDISDSPEELKLLARLLEKSGDIGRALENANRALYLDPVDHELLLYSSVLAKREYSKSKNAELLKKAEESSERFRLRFPNHVKNLIHLADIYRLQGNRPRAKYLIERAAELEPNNEKVLELQKLISS from the coding sequence ATGAGTTTGTCTAATTCTTTCAAAAGATACCTGCGCCTTCTATTTGACATCAATGAAGATAGGATCCGGCATGAGAGAGAATATATGGACGATCTCCATAGACAGGCTCGATTTCTCCATTACCCGGGTTCCATTATCGGAATCTTCGTTTGGCTCGGATTCGCGTTAGACACCGATCGAAAGCTTCACCCCGAATTTCCGGAACTATTTTATTTCCGAATCGGTCTTACTCTCTTAAGTCTTTTTTTCCTTGTCGCTCTGATCATCGATCGTGTTTTAGGAACCAAAATTCGCGGGAAAGGATTGGAATGGGCCTACATTCTTTTTCTTTATATTTTGAATGCGACGGCCTTTTTTACGGGAAGAATCGCGGATGATCCGAATTACGTTTCCGGTTTACAGATCGTGGTCATGTCCATAGTATTCATGCCCTTTCCCCGGAAATTTTTATTTTCCGTTTACGGGCTTTCCATCGCTGCCTTTCTCTGCGGCGTTCTCCTCTACCATCCGAATCTTTCCACGGACCAGGCGTCGTATTCGATGCAGAATCTTGCGATCAGTTACGTCCTCGCGGCATTCAGCGGATTTATCGTGGAACGATACCGTTTTTCCAACTTCATCAGTCATTTTAAGATCTTGGAAAAGAATCGTGAAATCTCGGAGAATATGGAGCAAATCCAAAACTTAAAGGAAAAACAGGACGGAGATTATTTTCTTACTTCTCTTCTTCTCGATCCTTTGATCGCAAAGAAGACCGAGAACGGTCCCGTCAAAATCGATTTCGCTCTCAACCAATATAAGAAATTCATGTTTCGCGAAAAGGAATACGAACTCGGCGGCGATTATCTCAGCGCCTACGATCTAACTCTTCAAGGAAAAAAGTTCAAAGCGTTTATCAACGGAGACGCGATGGGAAAATCCATCCAAGGGGCCGGCGGGGCGCTCGTCTTGGGGGCCGTTTATAACTCGGTCATCATCCGTTCCAAAATGGATCCCGATTCGGCGGATCGTTCTCCGGAACGCTGGCTCAAGGATTGTTTTACGGATCTTCAAAAAGTATTCGAAACCTTCGACGGAAGTATGCTCGTTTCCGCGGTTTTAGGACTTGTGGAAGAAGAAACGGGAACATTATACTATTTGAATATAGAACATCCTTGGCTGATTCTTTTCCGAGACGGAAAAGCTTCGTTTATCGATCCGGAAACCCACTTTTACAAACTCGGCGTGGGCGGAATCAACGCTCAAGTTTATGTGCGGCTCTTTCAAATGAAACCGGGCGATCGGATTTTCTGCGGTTCGGACGGAAAAGACGATCTGATCCTGGACGAATCCGCGGACGGGAAAAGAAAGATCAACGAAGACGAAACGGAATTCTTACGCAGAGTGGAAGAGGCAAAGGGAGAATTGTCGGAGATCGAAAATCTACTTTTATCCGTGGGCAGTTTTTCGGACGACTACAGTCTTTTGTCCATCGAATATAACGGAAAGGGCTTCCGATCGGAAACAAACGATCGATTCTCCCGTGCAAAAAAAGCGGCTCTTTCCAAAGACTTTTCAGGTGCGTTGAAAGAGTATGAAAATTCCGAGAAGGATATTTCCGATTCTCCCGAAGAACTCAAACTCCTCGCGAGACTTTTGGAAAAATCGGGAGATATCGGCCGCGCCCTCGAAAACGCGAATCGCGCCTTATATCTGGATCCGGTGGATCATGAACTTCTTTTATATTCTTCCGTTTTGGCAAAACGGGAATATTCCAAAAGTAAGAATGCAGAGCTTTTGAAAAAAGCGGAGGAATCCAGCGAGCGATTCCGGCTTCGTTTTCCGAATCATGTCAAAAATTTAATTCATCTCGCGGACATCTATCGGCTTCAGGGCAATCGCCCTCGAGCCAAGTATTTGATCGAAAGAGCGGCCGAACTGGAACCGAACAACGAAAAAGTTTTGGAATTGCAAAAGCTGATCTCTTCGTAA